A window from Hemibagrus wyckioides isolate EC202008001 linkage group LG17, SWU_Hwy_1.0, whole genome shotgun sequence encodes these proteins:
- the gap43 gene encoding neuromodulin translates to MLCCIRRTKPVEKTEEADQEIKQDGTKPEDKAHKAATKIQASFRGHIIRKKMKDDDKEEDSPAAEAKAEENEGEKKEEDKATSPTAENQDEAAKEEEKAKSPTNSPATEESKGEAPATSPSEPKQDVKEDPKEAEKPKEAESAEVKTEKPSENVDAEKEEDKEEENKAEAKQADVPATASETADCEAEVNQTQDKPDAADDSEQAEAAKEEDKAESA, encoded by the exons GTGGAGAAGACCGAAGAGGCTGACCAGGAGATCAAGCAAGATGGCACCAAACCAGAAGACAAAGCCCACAAGGCTGCCACCAAGATCCAGGCAAGCTTCCGTGGACACATAATccgaaaaaaaatgaaggatgaTGACAAGGAGGAGGACAGTCCTGCTGCTGAGGCCAAGGCTGAGGAAAAcgagggagaaaagaaagaggaagataaAGCTACTTCTCCCACTGCAGAGAACCAGGATGAAGCTGCCAAGGAGGAGGAAAAGGCCAAAAGTCCCACTAACTCTCCAGCAACAGAGGAGAGCAAGGGTGAAGCTCCTGCAACCTCCCCTTCAGAACCTAAACAAGATGTGAAGGAGGATCCAAAGGAAGCAGAGAAGCCTAAAGAAGCAGAAAGTGCTGAAGTCAAGACTGAGAAGCCTTCAGAGAATGTAGATGCAGAGAAGGAGGAagataaggaggaggagaacaagGCGGAAGCCAAACAAGCCGACGTGCCTGCCACTGCTAGTGAGACAGCTGATTGTGAAGCCGAAGTGAACCAAACGCAAGACAAACCAG ATGCTGCAGATGACTCCGAGCAGGCAGAGGCGGCGAAGGAGGAGGACAAGGCCGAGAGCGCTTAA